CCTGAAGGCCGGCACGCACACCCTCACCGGAGACCAGGCCCTCGGCCTGGTCCGCACCCGGCACGGCGTCGGCGACGGCTCCGACCTCGGCCGCATCCAGCTCCAGCAGGCCTTCATCAAGGCGCTGATCAACCAGGTCAAGAGCATCAACCTGTTCGGCAGCGGCACCAAGCTGTACGACCTGGCCAACACCGCCACGAAGGCCGTGACGACCGACTCGGACCTGGGCTCGGTGAACAAGCTGATGTCGTTCGCGAACGGCCTGAAAGGCATCAGCTCGTCCAACATGCACATGGTCACCATGCCGGTCCAGTACGACCCGGCCGACCCCAACCGCGTCATCGTCGAGGAGGCCAAGGCCAAGCAGGTGTGGACGGCCCTGGAGGACGACAAGGCGATCCCGAAGTCGGCCACGGAAGGCACGGCCACCGGCGAGGCCAAGGGCGTCGTAAGCACCCCTTGAGCTCCCGGGGAATACACGGCCCCCGCCCCCGGTTTTGGGGGATGGCCCCAGTCCTGGCAGACTGGTACGTCGGCTCCGGTTCACGCTTCCGCATCCCGCGGCTGCGACCCGGCGCCCTCCCGAAATCTAGGAGACACCTTGAAGCGCGACATTCACCCCGCGTACGTCGAGACGCAGGTCAGCTGCACCTGCGGCGCGTCGTTCACCACCCGCAGCACCATCGAGTCCGGATCCATCCGTGCCGATGTCTGCTCCGAGTGCCACCCGTTCTACACGGGCAAGCAGAAGATCCTCGACACCGGTGGCCGTGTGGCCCGCTTCGAGGCCCGCTTCGGCAAGGCTTCCGCCGGCTCCAAGAAGTAGCGAGCCCTATTTCGCCGGTCCACGGCCGCGCCCCGCTTCAGGGCGCGCCGGGACCGGCGTTTTTGGTCGCCCGCCTTCCCTTCGTACGTATTTCAGGAGCCCAAGATGTTCGAGGCCGTCGAGGAACTCGTCGCCGAGCACGCCGACCTGGAGA
The nucleotide sequence above comes from Streptomyces sp. NL15-2K. Encoded proteins:
- the rpmE gene encoding 50S ribosomal protein L31, whose product is MKRDIHPAYVETQVSCTCGASFTTRSTIESGSIRADVCSECHPFYTGKQKILDTGGRVARFEARFGKASAGSKK